One window of the Rhipicephalus microplus isolate Deutch F79 chromosome 2, USDA_Rmic, whole genome shotgun sequence genome contains the following:
- the LOC119170249 gene encoding monocarboxylate transporter 12, translating to MDSPRSWAVAAACCWINVFTFALIRSAAVVYVALLRTFPVTREQASWPVNLSVVCYFLTGPIAGVLARYIPIWKLTVLGCLGGSLAVCVCYFAQSMLFLDVFLGVTHGTCIGLLALFSVVINQHFHKYRAMASGISNAGFTIGGLIFPPVIQLLADHYGIRGALLLVGALMLNSVAGAFLQREPPKTQPETPSALKRGKAESTGDMVQDPEEGDAMIKMSEKSGDASFRRSVSAFDDGECSDIKHGTQEAVEGDAVYLQMKSSEKKDQDVNSDEEGDENAKLRALDAQGHGHPKVVRNHTPVVKVKTSSRERSPLLSFLLFPVFYLISFSLAIILFNMSTYMTVIVDFAVDRGVSKWNAVYLIFAYAVADLLARLGSGWITDRKYLLKSTMMGSHFVMWGASLYMMPLCSQYYCQVALSVLSGWCNGSTLILIGVLFMELVGIDKLGVCFGVATTFAGLLGLSRPSLIGFYRDAHGDYEGLFGLIGGVTWGMSLLWLCYYGNERCASRKKRERTSRTWPKMAAIFTPEGKS from the exons ATGGACTCGCCGCGAAGCTGGGCAGTGGCGGCGGCCTGCTGCTGGATCAACGTGTTCACTTTCGCCCTGATCCGCTCGGCTGCCGTGGTGTACGTGGCGCTTCTGCGCACCTTTCCGGTCACCAGGGAACAGGCGTCCTGGCCCGTCAACCTGTCCGTCGTGTGCTACTTCCTCACAG GTCCTATCGCGGGAGTGCTCGCGAGGTACATCCCGATATGGAAGCTGACGGTGCTGGGATGCCTCGGCGGATCGCTGGCCGTGTGCGTCTGCTACTTCGCACAGTCGATGCTCTTTCTGGACGTCTTCCTCGGCGTCACGCACG GAACTTGCATCGGCCTGCTTGCTCTGTTCAGCGTCGTGATAAACCAGCACTTTCACAAGTACCGTGCCATGGCGTCCGGCATCAGCAATGCTGGCTTCACTATCGGCGGTCTCATCTTCCCTCCGGTCATCCAGTTGCTTGCGGACCACTACGGCATTCGCGGCGCTCTCCTACTCGTCGGCGCCCTCATGCTCAACTCGGTGGCCGGGGCTTTTCTACAGCGCGAACCGCCGAAGACGCAACCGGAAACACCTTCGGCACTCAAGCGTGGTAAAGCCGAAAGCACCGGTGACATGGTTCAGGACCCGGAAGAAGGAGACGCTATGATAAAAATGTCAGAGAAATCGGGAGATGCCAGCTTTCGGAGAAGCGTCTCAGCGTTTGACGATGGTGAGTGTTCCGATATAAAACACGGAACTCAAGAAGCTGTCGAAGGTGACGCAGTTTATCTCCAAATGAAGAGTTCAGAGAAGAAGGACCAGGACGTAAACAGTGATGAAGAAGGCGACGAGAATGCCAAGTTGCGAGCGCTGGATGCCCAAGGTCACGGTCATCCAAAAGTTGTTCGGAACCATACGCCAGTAGTCAAAGTGAAGACATCGAGTCGCGAGAGGAGTCCACTGCTATCATTCCTACTGTTTCCGGTATTCTATCTCATCTCGTTTTCGTTGGCCATAATACTCTTTAACATGAGCACATACATGACCGTTATTGTCGACTTTGCTGTGGACCGTGGCGTGTCCAAGTGGAACGCCGTGTACCTGATATTCGCCTACGCCGTGGCTGACCTGCTGGCCAGACTGGGCTCTGGCTGGATTACGGATCGAAAGTACCTGCTCAAGAGTACCATGATGGGCTCTCACTTTGTGATGTGGGGTGCGTCGCTCTACATGATGCCTCTGTGCAGCCAGTACTACTGTCAGGTTGCCCTGTCCGTACTGTCGGGCTGGTGCAACGGCTCGACGCTAATACTCATCGGGGTGCTCTTCATGGAATTGGTGGGCATCGACAAGCTCGGAGTCTGCTTCGGCGTCGCGACGACGTTCGCCGGACTCTTGGGCCTCTCGAGGCCATCGCTTATAG GTTTCTACAGAGACGCCCACGGCGACTACGAAGGTCTTTTCGGCCTCATCGGCGGCGTGACGTGGGGAATGTCCCTACTGTGGCTGTGCTATTACGGGAACGAACGGTGCGCGTCACGTAAAAAGCGAGAGCGCACGTCGCGGACATGGCCAAAGATGGCGGCCATCTTCACGCCGGAAGGAAAGAGTTGA